A window of Cytobacillus sp. FSL H8-0458 genomic DNA:
TTTTCTCGCCTCAGGGAAAACTTTTATGGAAGCATATTGATGAATCCCCTGAAAATCACGCAAAGATTGATGATGTTTTAAAGAAAATGGACGAAGTTAAAGCTTAAAAGGCAGTCAATTACTTGGCTGCCTTTCCTTTTGTGATCTCCCATATTTCACGCAAAACCGGCATCTCTTCCATTTCCTTATCCGTTACAAGATCCCATTGAATCCCGGTTGGTTTTGGATAGGGCGTATTGGTTTTGATCAGTTCCTTTTCAGTGGCAATCCAGTCGACAGTCAGATCATAAGGATCCCTCGGGATATCTGCCTCTGTCACCTGGGCACTGTTAACCGTTCCAATCACAGGGATTTCAGGATTCCCCAGTTCCCTGATTATCGCATACTCCCGGTCAGCATAGCCCTCCCCTTTTCCGACCCGCCGGCCATCCCGGTGAAGCCCCACTGATCCGGCAAAAAACAAATCAATCCTCGGCAATTGTGTGAGGGGAACTTCTTTTCCGTATGAGTGAATGTGCTTAAGGCTCGCTGCTTTTCGCTCCTCCCCCGCAGGTACCCATTCCGGCTTTACCATAATAAAGCCTGCTTTCAGCCGTGGAGTTGGAACCAGCAATGTCTTTCCATCTTTCAGAATTTGGGTGCGGACCGGCAGCTGCGGAGAATCAGGATTTACCTTAATTACCTTAGCCTCTTTATACTCAGGCAAAGTAAAAACAAATGCAGCCGCTTTTTCA
This region includes:
- a CDS encoding 5-formyltetrahydrofolate cyclo-ligase produces the protein MKTKKEIREYIWNFLEENKLGRFPFPLTNRIPNFKGAEKAAAFVFTLPEYKEAKVIKVNPDSPQLPVRTQILKDGKTLLVPTPRLKAGFIMVKPEWVPAGEERKAASLKHIHSYGKEVPLTQLPRIDLFFAGSVGLHRDGRRVGKGEGYADREYAIIRELGNPEIPVIGTVNSAQVTEADIPRDPYDLTVDWIATEKELIKTNTPYPKPTGIQWDLVTDKEMEEMPVLREIWEITKGKAAK